From the Solanum stenotomum isolate F172 chromosome 4, ASM1918654v1, whole genome shotgun sequence genome, one window contains:
- the LOC125862038 gene encoding uncharacterized protein LOC125862038 has product MASQEYLNKMQVRQNYRNLWHTDLMSTIQADTPYCCFALWCAPCASYLLRKRALYGDMTRYTCCAGYMPCSGRCGESRCPEFCLATEVFLCFGNSVASTRFMLQDEFNIQTTRCDNCIIGFMFCLQQLACIFSIVAMIVGSEEIQEASQLLSCLSDMVYCTVCACMQTQHKVEMDKRDGKFGPQPMAVPPMQHMSRLDQPYPPTVGYPPPAYGQPPPQQAYPAPGYPPTGYPPAGYPASGYPPPGYQK; this is encoded by the exons ATGGCGTCGCAAGAGTATTTGAACAAGATGCAGGTCCGACAGAATTATCGCAACCTTTGGCACACTGATCTTATGAGCACAATCCAAGCTGATACTCCTT ATTGCTGCTTTGCTTTGTGGTG TGCACCATGTGCATCATATTTGCTTCGGAAACGAGCTCTCTATGGTGATATGACAAG GTATACATGCTGTGCGGGTTATATGCCCTGCAGTGGTCGGTGTGGAGAAAGTCGTTGTCCTGAGTTTTGTTTAGCAACTGAG GTTTTTCTCTGCTTTGGAAATTCAGTGGCTTCCACCCGCTTCATGTTGCAAGATGAGTTCAACATACAAACAACGCGATGTGATAATTGCATTATT GGTTTCATGTTCTGCCTCCAACAACTTGCTTGCATATTTTCAATTGTTGCTATGATTGTTGGAAGTGAGGAGATCCAGGAAGCTTCTCAGCTGCTGTCATGTTTGTCTGACATGGTCTACTGCAC GGTTTGTGCCTGTATGCAG ACTCAACACAAGGTTGAAATGGACAAGAGAGATGGCAAGTTCGGTCCTCAACCAATGGCAGTGCCACCTATGCAGCATATGTCCCGACTAGATCAGCCTTACCCACCAACTGTTGGATATCCTCCTCCAGCTTATGGTCAACCACCTCCGCAACAAGCTTATCCAGCTCCAGGCTATCCGCCTACTGGCTATCCACCTGCGGGCTATCCTGCCTCTGGTTATCCACCTCCTGGCTATCAGAAGTGA
- the LOC125862036 gene encoding secoisolariciresinol dehydrogenase-like, with protein MTTSSLQSPIAKKLEGKVAIITGGASGIGAATARLFVQHGAKVTIADIQNDLGNSLVKEIGTEHITFVHCNVAIESDVQNAVDATIAKFGKLDIMFSNAGVLGKPISSILDVDYDTIKDVFDVNVVGAFFCAKHAARVMIPNKKGVILFTASASTVVYGTGVSHASTSSKNAVLGLSTNVGVELGKYGIRVNCVSPYCISTPLMLNGFGIDKQKADKWFEEGGNLKGALLDEQDVANGVLYLASDDSKYMSGHNLILDGGFNTTNVALTNAYKKLFPSND; from the exons ATGACAACTTCTTCTCTTCAATCCCCAATAGccaaaaa GCTAGAAGGCAAGGTAGCAATTATAACTGGTGGAGCTAGTGGTATAGGAGCAGCCACAGCTAGACTTTTTGTTCAACATGGTGCAAAAGTTACAATTGCGGATATTCAAAATGATCTCGGAAATTCATTAGTAAAAGAAATTGGCACAGAACACATAACATTTGTCCATTGTAATGTCGCGATTGAATCAGATGTTCAAAACGCAGTAGATGCAACAATTGCCAAATTTGGTAAGCTTGACATAATGTTCAGTAACGCTGGTGTATTAGGTAAGCCAATTTCAAGCATTCTAGATGTTGATTATGATACAATTAAGGATGTGTTCGATGTAAATGTTGTTGGTGCATTTTTTTGTGCGAAACATGCTGCTAGAGTGATGATTCCAAATAAGAAAGGTGTCATTCTTTTCACGGCAAGTGCTTCGACCGTGGTATATGGTACTGGTGTCTCACACGCCTCTACATCCTCAAAAAATGCAGTTTTAGGGCTCTCAACGAACGTCGGAGTCGAATTAGGAAAATATGGAATAAGAGTTAATTGTGTTTCTCCTTATTGCATTAGCACACCGTTGATGCTAAATGGATTTGGAATAGATAAACAAAAGGCAGACAAATGGTTTGAAGAAGGAGGAAATTTGAAAGGAGCTTTATTGGATGAACAAGATGTAGCAAATGGAGTGTTGTACTTGGCAAGTGATGATTCCAAATATATGAGTGGACATAATCTCATACTTGATGGTGGATTTAATACCACAAATGTGGCTTTAACAAATGCCTACAAGAAGTTGTTTCCATCAAATGATTGA
- the LOC125862035 gene encoding probable aquaporin PIP-type pTOM75 has translation MAENKEEDVNLGANKYRETQPLGTAAQTDKDYKEPPPAPLFEPGELSSWSFYRAGIAEFMATFLFLYITILTVMGLKRSDSLCSSVGIQGVAWAFGGMIFALVYCTAGISGGHINPAVTFGLFLARKLSLTRAVFYIVMQCLGAICGAGVVKGFMVGPYERLNGGANVVNPGYTKGDGLGAEIIGTFVLVYTVFSATDAKRSARDSHVPILAPLPIGFAVFLVHLATIPITGTGINPARSLGAAIIYNKDQAWDDHWIFWVGPFIGAALAAVYHQIIIRAIPFKSSRS, from the exons atggcagaaaacaaagaagaagatgttAATCTTGGAGCAAACAAGTACAGAGAGACTCAGCCATTGGGGACAGCTGCTCAAACAGACAAGGATTACAAGGAGCCACCACCAGCTCCTCTGTTTGAACCAGGGGAATTGTCATCATGGTCTTTTTACAGAGCTGGAATTGCTGAGTTTATGGCTACTTTCTTGTTCTTGTACATAACAATCTTGACTGTTATGGGACTTAAAAGGTCTGATAGTTTGTGTTCTTCTGTGGGTATTCAAGGAGTTGCTTGGGCTTTTGGTGGTATGATCTTTGCTTTGGTTTACTGTACTGCTGGTATTTCAG GAGGACACATTAATCCAGCTGTGACATTTGGTCTGTTCTTGGCAAGGAAACTGTCTTTAACAAGGGCAGTGTTCTATATAGTGATGCAGTGCCTTGGTGCCATCTGTGGTGCTGGTGTTGTGAAGGGTTTCATGGTTGGACCTTATGAGAGACTTAATGGTGGTGCTAATGTTGTTAATCCTGGTTACACTAAAGGTGATGGACTTGGTGCTGAGATTATTGGCACTTTTGTCCTTGTCTACACTGTTTTCTCTGCCACAGATGCCAAAAGAAGTGCTAGAGATTCACATGTTCCT ATTTTGGCACCTCTTCCAATTGGATTCGCGGTGTTCTTGGTTCATTTGGCCACCATCCCAATCACCGGAACTGGTATCAACCCTGCCAGGAGTCTTGGAGCTGCTATCATCTACAACAAAGACCAGGCATGGGATGACCAC TGGATCTTCTGGGTTGGACCATTCATTGGAGCAGCTCTTGCTGCAGTTTACCATCAGATAATCATCAGAGCTATTCCATTCAAGAGCAGCAGGTCTTGA